A genomic window from Silene latifolia isolate original U9 population chromosome 11, ASM4854445v1, whole genome shotgun sequence includes:
- the LOC141612995 gene encoding putative mitochondrial protein AtMg00310, which produces MVSKFWWGSDNGKRKMSWVAWRTLCRSKAKGGLGFRDFEDFNRALLAKQAWRLLCEDGSLMGRVLKGKYFPNCSFMDAEIGINPSYTWRSIFGAKDVMGLGVRRRVGSGVDVRVWTDPWVPGTSSRCVISPRAGADIDMRVAELLVHGEHRWDDAKISELFLPFEAERIRSIRLGDGGDVDSWVWDHTRDGEYSVKTGYRLLVEDGASEVEQSDFANEGWLWKAICRGGP; this is translated from the coding sequence ATGGTATCGAAGTTTTGGTGGGGTTCGGATAATGGAAAAAGGAAGATGTCGTGGGTTGCCTGGCGAactttgtgtcggtctaaggcaAAGGGAGGGCTCGGATTTCGGGACTTTGAGGATTTTAATAGGGCTCTATTAGCTAAACAAGCTTGGAGATTATTATGTGAGGATGGTAGTTTAATGGGACGGGTGTTGAAAGGTAAGTATTTTCCTAATTGTTCGTTTATGGATGCTGAAATTGGAATTAATCCGAGTTATACGTGGAGGAGTATTTTTGGAGCTAAGGATGTTATGGGGCTTGGGGTTCGGAGGCGTGTGGGGTCGGGGGTCGATGTCCGGGTATGGACGGACCCATGGGTACCAGGGACGAGTTCCAGGTGTGTTATTTCTCCACGGGCTGGTGCGGATATTGATATGAGGGTTGCGGAGTTGTTGGTTCATGGTGAGCACAGGTGGGATGATGCAAAGATTAGTGAGTTGTTTTTGCCTTTTGAAGCTGAGAGAATAAGGAGTATCCGACTTGGTGACGGGGGTGATGTGGATAGTTGGGTATGGGATCATACACGTGATGGGGAGTATTCTGTGAAGACCGGTTATAGGTTGCTCGTTGAGGATGGAGCGTCGGAGGTGGAGCAGTCCGATTTTGCGAATGAAGGTTGGTTATGGAAGGCGATTTGCAGGGGCGGCCCATAG